The proteins below come from a single Larimichthys crocea isolate SSNF chromosome II, L_crocea_2.0, whole genome shotgun sequence genomic window:
- the mplkip gene encoding M-phase-specific PLK1-interacting protein, with the protein MYRAPVRPPRSPGAPRPAGRFPSPPSCWSFAGARSPYGGSGHCGGSPRGGPIYSPRCPVYSPGSVRGYRDASPSGFGNRPRGLGDSPAGFGNGSRAFGGQMRRRGGGFRRPQSFSPSSAQNFQHGSSDSSVEKYFSPSMLQDPWAALQPVAAADRRTT; encoded by the exons ATGTACCGTGCTCCGGTCAGACCTCCGCGAAGTCCCGGAGCTCCGCGGCCGGCTGGAAGGTTTCCGTCTCCGCCGTCTTGCTGGAGTTTCGCCGGTGCTCGCTCCCCGTACGGAGGCTCCGGACACTGCGGAGGATCCCCTCGGGGCGGCCCCATTTACTCCCCTCGTTGTCCGGTCTACTCCCCCGGTTCTGTCCGAGGATACAGGGACGCTTCTCCGTCCGGATTTGGCAACCGGCCCCGGGGGTTGGGAGACTCTCCAGCCGGGTTCGGCAACGGCTCCCGGGCGTTCGGAGGACAGATGCGGCGTAGGGGGGGCGGTTTCCGGCGGCCCCAGTCCTTTAGTCCGTCTTCAGCTCAGAACTTCCAG catgGATCTTCAGACTCTTCAGTGGAGAAATATTTCAGCCCATCGATGCTGCAGGATCCTTGGGCAGCATTGCAGCCAGTCGCAGCTGCGGACAGGCGGACAAcctga